The Micavibrio sp. TMED2 genome includes a window with the following:
- a CDS encoding thioesterase, which translates to MANERPQPPVRADFRQFETVNTAWSDNDMYGHVNNAAYYRFFDTAVNRYLIEAGVLDPMSSAVVGLVVETGCRFFAPASFPEQLDIGITVPRIGTSSVRYELGVFKQGEDSAVAAGFFVHVYVDAASHRPTPIPDALRDVLTAGLLSHA; encoded by the coding sequence ATGGCTAACGAGCGTCCGCAGCCGCCGGTCCGGGCGGATTTTCGTCAGTTCGAGACGGTGAATACCGCCTGGTCGGACAATGACATGTATGGCCATGTCAATAATGCCGCCTATTATCGGTTTTTCGATACGGCGGTGAACCGCTATCTGATCGAGGCCGGTGTTCTCGATCCCATGTCGAGCGCGGTTGTCGGGCTGGTGGTGGAAACCGGCTGCCGGTTCTTTGCCCCGGCGAGCTTTCCGGAACAGCTCGATATCGGCATCACCGTGCCCCGGATCGGCACTTCCTCGGTGCGCTATGAATTGGGCGTGTTCAAGCAGGGCGAGGACAGCGCCGTTGCCGCCGGGTTTTTCGTCCATGTCTATGTGGATGCGGCAAGCCATCGACCAACGCCGATACCTGATGCATTACGGGATGTTCTGACCGCCGGTTTACTGTCTCACGCTTAG
- a CDS encoding transcriptional regulator has protein sequence MSDFDQQDRRILKELQRDAGRPVEELAEVIGLSRNATWRRIKRLEEQGVLRGRVALVDPDALGLGLIVFISVKTDRHDADWAGKFAAVIRDFPEILGAYRTAGDQDYLLRARVGDVKAYDSLYQRLIARLELKDVTASFVMEEIKETTELPVA, from the coding sequence ATGAGTGATTTTGACCAGCAGGATCGGCGCATCCTGAAAGAACTGCAACGTGATGCCGGACGTCCGGTTGAGGAACTGGCCGAGGTGATCGGCCTGTCGCGCAATGCCACCTGGCGGCGGATCAAGCGGCTGGAGGAACAGGGCGTGTTGCGGGGTCGGGTGGCGCTAGTCGACCCGGATGCGCTCGGTCTCGGCCTGATCGTCTTTATCTCGGTCAAGACCGACCGTCATGATGCCGACTGGGCCGGAAAGTTCGCCGCCGTGATACGCGACTTTCCGGAAATCCTCGGTGCCTATCGGACCGCGGGCGATCAGGACTACCTGCTGCGTGCCCGGGTTGGTGACGTCAAAGCCTATGACAGTCTCTACCAGCGCCTGATTGCGCGGCTGGAGCTGAAGGACGTGACCGCCAGCTTCGTCATGGAGGAAATCAAGGAAACCACCGAACTGCCGGTTGCCTGA
- a CDS encoding NAD(P)H-quinone oxidoreductase, translated as MATALPGTMQVIELREPGGPENLYPATRSVPKVKPGQIVIRVAAAGINRPDVLQRQGLYKVPEDASDLLGLEVAGTVAAVGDGVTRWSIGDRVCALCHGGGYAEYAAVDARHALPVPESVKLADAAALPEALFTVWANLFEDGELQPEQIALIHGGSSGIGTTAIQMAKAIGARAIVTVGSDDKAQLCTDLGAVHAINYKTHDFVDEVLAMTDGHGVHAVLDMVGGDYVNRNLKCLAPQGHHVSIAVLRGHQASIDIRRVMGRRLHLSGSLLRPRSPAEKARLCTELSQTIWPYVVEGKIRPVIYETFPLADAAEAHRLMDSGEMHGKLVLTVDH; from the coding sequence ATGGCCACCGCACTTCCCGGCACCATGCAGGTAATCGAGCTCCGCGAACCCGGCGGCCCGGAAAACCTCTACCCGGCCACTCGGTCCGTGCCGAAAGTCAAGCCCGGACAGATCGTGATCAGGGTTGCCGCCGCCGGGATCAACCGCCCGGATGTGCTGCAGCGACAGGGGCTGTACAAGGTGCCGGAAGATGCCAGCGACCTGCTCGGCCTTGAGGTCGCCGGTACGGTGGCGGCAGTTGGTGACGGCGTTACCCGCTGGTCGATCGGCGACCGGGTCTGCGCGCTCTGCCATGGCGGCGGTTATGCCGAATATGCCGCTGTCGATGCCCGCCACGCCCTGCCGGTACCCGAAAGCGTGAAACTCGCGGACGCCGCCGCCCTGCCGGAAGCGCTGTTTACCGTCTGGGCCAATCTGTTCGAGGACGGGGAATTGCAACCGGAACAGATCGCCCTGATCCATGGCGGCTCCAGCGGCATCGGCACCACCGCGATCCAGATGGCGAAAGCCATCGGTGCCCGCGCGATTGTCACGGTCGGGTCCGACGACAAGGCACAGCTCTGCACCGATCTCGGCGCGGTCCATGCAATCAATTACAAGACCCATGACTTTGTCGATGAGGTGCTGGCAATGACCGATGGCCATGGGGTTCATGCAGTGCTCGACATGGTTGGTGGCGACTATGTGAACCGCAACCTCAAATGCCTCGCCCCGCAAGGCCATCATGTCTCGATCGCCGTGCTGCGCGGCCATCAGGCCAGCATCGACATACGCCGGGTCATGGGCCGACGCCTGCACCTGTCCGGCTCGCTGCTCCGCCCGCGCAGCCCGGCGGAAAAGGCCCGCCTCTGTACCGAGCTGTCACAAACCATCTGGCCCTATGTGGTCGAGGGCAAGATCAGGCCAGTGATATACGAGACCTTCCCCCTCGCCGACGCCGCCGAAGCCCATCGCCTGATGGACAGCGGCGAAATGCATGGCAAGCTGGTGCTGACGGTCGATCACTGA
- a CDS encoding 30S ribosomal protein S12 methylthiotransferase RimO, with translation MSDTLDKPHIPTEAPAVGIVSLGCPKALVDSERILTKLRSDGYRISGDYNDASVVIVNTCGFLDSAKEESLNTIGEAMAENGKVIVTGCMGVEAERIRETHPGVLAVTGPQQYEAVVSAVHAAAPQTHDPYIDLVPPQGLKLTPRHYAYLKISEGCNHSCSFCIIPSMRGKLASRPAGAVLREAEKLAAAGVRELLVISQDTSAYGLDIGYKTSPWTITRPDGNRENRSVRAKFYDLCEALGELGIWTRLHYVYPYPHVDEVMPLMAEGKILPYLDIPFQHAHPEILKSMRRPGNQVKVLERIRSWREQVPDIAIRSTFIVGYPGETEEHFQFLLDWLSEAQIDRLGCFKFEPVDGAAANDLPGHVPEAVKQERWERLMAHQQAISEKRLAAKVGRQMDVLVDEVDEDGAIARSYADAPEIDGNVFVTDGQNLKPGDMVPVTIVEASEYDLFAVQNTA, from the coding sequence ATGAGCGACACACTGGACAAACCGCATATACCGACCGAGGCTCCTGCCGTCGGTATTGTCAGCCTCGGCTGCCCGAAGGCGCTGGTCGACAGCGAGCGGATTCTGACCAAGCTGCGCTCGGACGGTTACCGGATTTCCGGCGATTACAACGATGCCTCTGTCGTGATCGTCAATACCTGCGGGTTTCTCGACAGCGCCAAGGAAGAGAGCCTGAACACCATCGGCGAGGCAATGGCCGAGAATGGCAAGGTGATCGTCACCGGGTGTATGGGGGTTGAGGCCGAGCGTATCCGCGAGACCCATCCGGGTGTGCTCGCTGTGACCGGTCCGCAGCAATATGAGGCGGTGGTCTCCGCCGTCCATGCAGCTGCCCCCCAGACCCATGATCCCTATATCGATCTGGTGCCGCCGCAGGGGCTAAAACTGACCCCGCGCCATTATGCCTATCTGAAGATTTCAGAGGGCTGCAACCATTCATGCAGCTTCTGCATCATTCCCTCCATGCGCGGCAAGCTGGCGAGCCGCCCGGCCGGTGCCGTGTTGCGTGAGGCCGAGAAGCTGGCCGCTGCCGGGGTCAGGGAACTGCTGGTGATCAGTCAGGATACCTCGGCCTATGGCCTCGACATCGGCTACAAGACAAGTCCATGGACGATCACCCGCCCCGACGGCAATCGTGAGAACCGGTCGGTGCGCGCGAAGTTCTATGATCTGTGTGAGGCACTGGGTGAGCTCGGTATCTGGACCCGGCTGCATTACGTCTATCCCTATCCCCATGTGGATGAGGTCATGCCACTGATGGCTGAAGGCAAAATCCTGCCCTATCTCGACATTCCGTTTCAGCACGCTCATCCGGAAATTCTGAAATCCATGCGCCGTCCTGGCAATCAGGTGAAGGTGCTTGAGCGTATCCGGTCATGGCGTGAGCAGGTGCCGGATATTGCCATCCGCTCCACCTTCATCGTCGGTTATCCGGGCGAAACAGAAGAGCATTTCCAGTTCCTGCTCGATTGGCTGAGTGAGGCACAGATTGATCGTCTCGGCTGTTTCAAGTTTGAGCCGGTAGATGGGGCGGCGGCCAATGATTTGCCGGGTCACGTGCCGGAGGCTGTGAAGCAGGAACGTTGGGAACGCCTCATGGCCCATCAGCAGGCGATCAGCGAAAAGCGGCTGGCGGCGAAGGTCGGGCGGCAGATGGATGTGCTGGTCGATGAGGTTGATGAGGACGGCGCAATCGCCCGCTCCTATGCCGATGCGCCGGAAATCGACGGCAATGTTTTTGTTACCGACGGTCAGAATCTGAAGCCCGGCGATATGGTGCCGGTGACGATTGTCGAAGCCAGTGAATATGATCTGTTTGCGGTTCAGAATACTGCCTGA